A part of Paenibacillus sp. sptzw28 genomic DNA contains:
- a CDS encoding class I SAM-dependent methyltransferase — MALSEEHSFLLKSVVNWFNQNEQVSHYTEEVYSGPNQAESFLLSSLPKEGTVLDVGCGAGRISLELARLGYTVTGIDVSGKLINVAREVAIENNLDIRFCHTESQGLAFDDSQFDIVVAFKVLCYLPTKDLRMFLLSDLYRVLKPGGSCVLTQNIVPDEFIDEAKDEHFINSPASRFSILEPGDNFPLGIGYVHWFTSYELLEEIRNTKFEVTRFESDENYGGSGYLRLVELKKPCYIDGTKDF; from the coding sequence ATGGCATTGTCGGAAGAACATTCTTTTTTACTTAAATCTGTAGTTAATTGGTTTAACCAGAATGAACAAGTTTCGCATTACACCGAGGAAGTATACTCTGGTCCAAACCAAGCCGAATCATTTCTATTAAGTTCACTACCAAAAGAAGGTACTGTACTAGATGTTGGGTGCGGAGCTGGAAGAATAAGTTTGGAACTTGCACGACTTGGATATACAGTAACGGGCATTGATGTGAGTGGAAAGTTAATTAATGTGGCTCGTGAGGTTGCAATAGAGAATAATTTAGATATTCGCTTTTGCCATACCGAAAGCCAAGGTTTAGCTTTTGATGATAGCCAGTTTGATATAGTTGTTGCATTTAAGGTCTTGTGTTATTTGCCAACCAAAGATCTAAGAATGTTTTTATTAAGTGATTTATATCGGGTCCTTAAGCCCGGTGGTAGCTGCGTATTAACGCAGAATATCGTTCCAGATGAATTCATTGATGAAGCTAAGGATGAACACTTTATAAATAGTCCAGCATCCAGATTTAGTATTCTTGAACCGGGAGATAATTTTCCATTAGGGATTGGTTATGTACATTGGTTTACTAGTTATGAATTGCTGGAAGAGATCAGAAATACAAAATTTGAGGTAACCCGATTTGAAAGTGATGAAAACTATGGGGGATCGGGTTATTTAAGACTAGTAGAACTGAAGAAACCTTGCTATATAGATGGCACAAAAGATTTTTAA
- a CDS encoding Cof-type HAD-IIB family hydrolase, whose protein sequence is MALNYDIIALDVDGTLITDAHVLTPAVRDAVREAASRGAEIVLCTGRGPINALPVLDALGLSGTLITHNGAATVDAARREVLHQYGIEGADVARFREYCLSHGYHFDVNTAFELMIEGITPDAEAMYGRYEVKPIWRDAASPLPEGLVKFTVFGGKAEMDAIEADWSGWKGGLQPIRSGDYFIDVQHPEASKGTALRRLALVRGVEMNRVMAIGNYYNDIGMLTYAGLGVAVANSPEAVKSASDAITLSNEEDGVAHALRTYAW, encoded by the coding sequence ATGGCGCTTAACTATGATATTATCGCATTGGATGTCGACGGAACGCTTATAACGGATGCGCATGTGCTTACGCCGGCTGTTCGTGATGCCGTCAGGGAAGCAGCCTCCCGCGGAGCGGAGATTGTGCTGTGTACCGGCCGCGGGCCGATCAATGCGCTGCCTGTGCTGGATGCGCTTGGCCTGTCGGGTACGCTGATAACACATAACGGCGCTGCAACGGTCGATGCGGCACGGCGTGAGGTGCTGCACCAGTACGGGATCGAGGGTGCGGATGTCGCCAGATTTCGGGAATATTGCCTGAGTCATGGGTATCATTTTGATGTGAATACAGCCTTTGAATTGATGATTGAAGGTATAACACCGGACGCGGAAGCGATGTACGGCCGTTATGAAGTGAAGCCGATTTGGCGGGACGCAGCCTCGCCGCTTCCGGAAGGGCTTGTAAAATTCACAGTGTTCGGCGGCAAGGCGGAAATGGATGCGATTGAAGCGGATTGGAGCGGTTGGAAGGGCGGGCTGCAGCCGATCAGGAGCGGGGATTATTTTATCGATGTACAGCATCCGGAAGCGAGCAAAGGGACCGCACTTCGGCGGCTTGCGTTAGTACGCGGAGTCGAGATGAACAGAGTGATGGCGATCGGAAATTATTATAACGATATCGGGATGCTGACCTATGCAGGGCTAGGAGTGGCCGTAGCCAATTCGCCGGAAGCAGTAAAGTCGGCTTCAGATGCGATCACGTTATCGAATGAAGAGGATGGCGTTGCCCATGCGCTGCGGACATATGCCTGGTAA
- a CDS encoding pseudouridine synthase, translating into MTKRMRLDKLLANMGFGTRSEVKRAVKQGRVSVDGLRAKDSGITLDPESAVVLFDGERVIYRDVIYFMLNKPNGVVSATEDTRDRTVIDLLEPQDRVLQPFPVGRLDKDTEGLLLLTNDGHLAHELLSPRKHVPKTYEAVVDGDVGEADARAFGAGVKLDDGYVTMPARLVVDGKEAGAGDGAVISRITLTIHEGKFHQVKRMFEAVGKKVVYLRRVSMGPLLLDPSLQLGEYRPLTEAEIEMLISVRSTGAADDDGSGSGESINFGLAGKAQLLESGEQDGA; encoded by the coding sequence ATGACTAAACGAATGCGGCTGGACAAGCTGCTTGCGAATATGGGCTTCGGTACGAGAAGCGAAGTGAAGAGAGCCGTCAAACAGGGACGAGTTTCTGTGGACGGTCTGCGGGCGAAGGACAGCGGGATTACTCTGGATCCTGAATCGGCCGTTGTACTGTTCGACGGCGAACGCGTTATTTACCGTGATGTGATTTATTTCATGCTCAACAAGCCGAATGGTGTCGTATCCGCCACGGAAGATACGCGCGACCGGACGGTGATCGACCTGCTTGAGCCGCAGGACCGTGTGCTGCAGCCTTTTCCGGTTGGACGCCTCGACAAGGATACGGAAGGCTTGCTGCTGCTTACAAACGACGGTCATCTTGCACACGAGCTTCTTTCGCCGCGCAAGCATGTACCCAAGACGTATGAGGCAGTTGTGGACGGCGATGTCGGTGAGGCGGATGCAAGGGCGTTCGGCGCAGGTGTTAAACTTGACGATGGCTATGTGACGATGCCCGCGCGGCTCGTTGTCGACGGTAAGGAAGCGGGCGCTGGGGACGGAGCAGTGATTAGCCGGATTACGCTCACCATTCACGAAGGTAAGTTTCATCAGGTAAAAAGGATGTTTGAGGCCGTTGGCAAGAAGGTCGTTTATTTGCGCCGGGTTTCAATGGGACCGTTACTGCTCGATCCTTCGCTGCAGCTGGGGGAATACCGTCCATTGACGGAAGCGGAGATCGAAATGCTTATTTCCGTCCGCAGCACTGGAGCTGCTGACGATGACGGTTCAGGGAGCGGCGAATCGATTAATTTTGGCTTGGCGGGGAAGGCACAGCTGTTGGAAAGCGGGGAACAGGATGGCGCTTAA
- a CDS encoding GNAT family N-acetyltransferase, with amino-acid sequence MIDLKYKPTIVGEKIILRPFKVIEDFPHLEQCLMDPEVLKLTGSSSDYNREEVVNWYNTRNEQTDRLDLAIVDKFQDILVGEVVINLYDEKSQSMNFRILIGPNGRNRGIGTEATQLIVEYVFKNTDLNKLTLSVFAFNPRAKKVYEKVGFVIDNVDKNELEFEGEWIDSINMKLTRENWKKKNV; translated from the coding sequence ATGATAGATTTGAAATATAAGCCAACAATTGTGGGGGAAAAAATTATTCTGAGACCTTTTAAAGTAATTGAAGATTTTCCACACTTAGAACAATGTTTAATGGATCCTGAGGTTTTAAAATTAACAGGAAGCTCATCTGATTATAATAGAGAAGAGGTTGTTAATTGGTATAATACAAGAAATGAACAAACTGACCGATTGGATCTCGCTATTGTTGATAAATTTCAAGATATCTTAGTTGGAGAAGTTGTGATCAATTTATATGATGAAAAAAGTCAAAGCATGAATTTTAGAATACTCATTGGACCCAATGGTAGAAATCGTGGAATAGGAACGGAAGCAACTCAACTAATTGTCGAGTATGTTTTTAAGAATACTGACCTTAACAAACTAACTTTGAGTGTTTTTGCTTTCAATCCTAGAGCAAAAAAAGTATATGAAAAAGTGGGATTTGTTATAGATAATGTTGATAAAAATGAATTAGAGTTTGAAGGAGAATGGATAGATTCTATTAATATGAAATTGACAAGAGAAAATTGGAAGAAGAAAAATGTATGA
- a CDS encoding RsmB/NOP family class I SAM-dependent RNA methyltransferase, whose protein sequence is MRQLLPEAYIHNMQSMLGPDAERFLESYDAPRAYGLRLNPLKYTSNKELLSILEKQFRLEPIPWCSTGFYYDESTSPGKHPYYAAGLYYIQEPSAMTSAELLDPQPGEVILDLAAAPGGKTTQIAGKMAGQGVLVANEIHPARAQILSENVERAGIANAIVTNAPPDELSRRFPSMFDRIMLDAPCSGEGMFRKDEGAIAEWSESHVVMCAARQADILDHAAIMLKPGGRLVYSTCTFNRAENENTIEAFCQRHPQFSVVQTERVWPHISRGEGHFVAVLSKAGEVPDTVSAGNNARVHESDGARLGGRRRTQAGAPGRPSASLAADMALLRGFTDATLPGGIALGPGEPLRFGDALYWLPHTIGGGPIQAGDLTGLKVARPGLHLGDVRKNRIEPAHALALSVHADAAAWVQTYRPEAPEIAAFLRGETLPAEEGSAGWGLVAVDGLPLGWGKASGGQIKNHLPKGLRRFK, encoded by the coding sequence GTGCGCCAGCTACTGCCTGAAGCTTACATTCACAATATGCAATCGATGCTCGGTCCCGATGCAGAACGATTTCTGGAAAGCTATGATGCCCCCCGGGCATATGGCTTACGATTGAATCCGCTCAAGTATACCTCCAATAAGGAGCTGCTGAGCATATTGGAGAAGCAGTTCAGACTCGAACCGATTCCCTGGTGTTCGACAGGCTTCTATTATGATGAATCGACCAGCCCTGGCAAGCACCCGTACTATGCCGCGGGGCTGTACTATATCCAGGAACCTTCAGCGATGACCTCTGCCGAGCTGTTGGACCCTCAGCCGGGGGAGGTTATTCTCGATCTGGCTGCAGCCCCGGGCGGCAAAACAACGCAAATTGCCGGGAAAATGGCAGGTCAAGGCGTCCTCGTCGCCAATGAAATCCATCCCGCTCGCGCACAAATCTTAAGTGAAAACGTGGAACGCGCCGGCATTGCCAACGCAATTGTAACAAATGCCCCGCCGGATGAGCTATCGCGCAGATTCCCGTCGATGTTCGACCGCATTATGCTCGATGCTCCTTGTTCGGGCGAGGGCATGTTCCGTAAGGATGAAGGAGCTATCGCGGAATGGTCGGAATCACATGTAGTGATGTGCGCAGCCAGGCAAGCGGATATTCTGGACCATGCCGCCATCATGCTGAAGCCCGGCGGCCGGCTCGTTTATTCGACCTGCACCTTCAACCGTGCCGAAAATGAAAACACAATAGAGGCATTTTGTCAGCGTCATCCGCAGTTCTCGGTTGTACAGACCGAGCGGGTTTGGCCGCATATATCCCGCGGCGAAGGGCATTTCGTCGCTGTGCTGTCCAAGGCTGGTGAAGTCCCGGATACCGTCTCTGCCGGGAACAATGCTCGGGTCCATGAATCAGACGGCGCTCGTCTTGGCGGACGGCGCCGTACGCAAGCAGGCGCACCCGGCCGCCCAAGCGCCAGCCTTGCAGCCGACATGGCGCTGCTGCGAGGCTTCACTGACGCGACGCTGCCCGGCGGCATCGCTCTCGGGCCGGGCGAGCCGCTGCGCTTCGGCGACGCGCTCTACTGGCTGCCGCATACAATCGGCGGCGGACCAATCCAAGCGGGCGACCTAACCGGTCTCAAGGTCGCCCGCCCCGGTCTGCACCTCGGCGACGTCCGCAAGAACCGCATCGAGCCCGCTCACGCGCTGGCCCTCTCCGTACACGCGGACGCCGCCGCATGGGTGCAGACCTACCGGCCCGAGGCCCCGGAAATCGCCGCCTTCCTGCGCGGGGAGACCCTCCCCGCAGAGGAAGGCTCCGCCGGTTGGGGCCTCGTCGCCGTAGACGGCCTACCGCTCGGATGGGGCAAAGCGAGCGGCGGCCAAATCAAGAACCACCTGCCCAAAGGGCTCAGGCGGTTTAAATAA
- a CDS encoding phage integrase N-terminal SAM-like domain-containing protein: MKRNGKMVYIQVRGDEDGYWRIQHSHDKTIWKTMISIFPNKWLTASREWKIPCDVRSIELFLSQFKGEAVQYHPSALHIPWVKELVERWLKGDNAEKERPNKAEMTDVLDDAHLRRLRERLKLRGYSPKTLKAYVLHVEHFRRYIPKTLKDVDKENITSYLIHLIDRGCSRSFINQMLSALKFFYMEVCPITFNWDFPRPKRDQKLPDVLSADEVGAILACCYT, from the coding sequence GTGAAAAGAAATGGGAAAATGGTTTACATTCAGGTTCGAGGAGATGAAGATGGTTATTGGCGCATTCAGCATTCGCACGATAAAACGATTTGGAAAACAATGATTTCGATATTCCCTAATAAGTGGTTAACAGCCTCCCGCGAATGGAAGATACCGTGTGATGTCAGATCAATTGAATTATTTTTGTCTCAGTTTAAAGGGGAAGCTGTGCAGTATCATCCGTCTGCACTCCATATTCCTTGGGTAAAAGAACTGGTCGAACGATGGCTTAAAGGAGATAACGCGGAGAAAGAAAGGCCGAATAAGGCCGAAATGACGGATGTTCTCGATGATGCACACTTGCGGAGATTGAGAGAGCGGTTGAAGCTGAGAGGGTATAGTCCGAAGACTCTAAAAGCATATGTTCTTCATGTCGAACATTTTCGCCGATATATCCCTAAGACGCTGAAAGATGTAGATAAAGAAAACATAACGAGTTATTTAATTCATTTGATCGATCGCGGTTGTTCCCGCTCCTTTATCAACCAGATGCTCAGCGCATTAAAATTTTTCTATATGGAGGTATGTCCAATTACATTTAACTGGGACTTCCCCCGTCCCAAGCGCGATCAAAAGCTGCCTGATGTTCTGAGCGCCGACGAGGTAGGAGCGATTCTAGCGTGCTGCTATACTTGA
- a CDS encoding dihydroorotate dehydrogenase has protein sequence MSGVAGYGGFTTAGVILVLFILLVIVSRGILY, from the coding sequence ATGTCCGGTGTGGCAGGTTACGGCGGATTTACGACGGCTGGTGTGATTCTTGTTTTGTTCATTCTGCTGGTCATCGTATCCCGCGGAATCTTGTACTAA
- a CDS encoding NUDIX hydrolase, with the protein MENVNTKEFPVLSNIIDWGIVKASFTLNKTINEDLVSNVSIIPYVGNKYVIFQIDNGMWELPGGTLEAGERYLEALRREVMEELGGELITYEVFGQFNCESGAVKPYKPHIPHPKFVRIVGYGEVKLVGKPLNPEGGEQVIAVELVDIEEAVTRLQQIGRQDIAELYHLAHITRKYKNELTSVD; encoded by the coding sequence ATGGAGAATGTTAACACCAAAGAATTTCCCGTTTTATCCAACATTATTGATTGGGGAATTGTGAAGGCCAGCTTTACTTTAAACAAAACAATAAATGAGGACTTGGTAAGCAACGTCAGTATAATACCTTATGTAGGCAACAAATATGTTATCTTTCAAATCGATAATGGAATGTGGGAACTTCCAGGAGGAACCTTAGAGGCTGGAGAAAGATATCTCGAAGCTTTAAGACGTGAGGTTATGGAGGAGCTTGGAGGAGAATTAATTACATATGAAGTATTTGGTCAATTTAACTGTGAATCAGGTGCGGTAAAACCGTATAAACCTCATATCCCACATCCGAAATTTGTAAGAATTGTTGGTTATGGCGAAGTGAAACTAGTTGGTAAACCGCTGAATCCTGAGGGTGGAGAGCAAGTAATTGCGGTAGAATTAGTTGACATTGAAGAGGCTGTTACTAGATTACAACAGATTGGAAGGCAAGACATAGCAGAATTATATCATCTGGCACACATTACCAGAAAATACAAAAATGAATTAACATCCGTCGATTAA
- a CDS encoding tyrosine-type recombinase/integrase gives MLLYLTYSAGLRVGEAVRIRVKDIDAARQVVYFRQGKGRKDRLTLLSQRMVDILGSYVHDVHPDAWLFPGGQPGKHLTERSAQMIFERARSKAGIVKKVSIHSLRHSFATHLLENGTDLRYIQELLGHQSSKTTQIYTHVSVRDVRRIQSPLNRL, from the coding sequence GTGCTGCTATACTTGACCTATTCCGCCGGTTTGCGTGTCGGCGAAGCGGTTCGGATTCGAGTAAAGGATATCGATGCTGCGCGTCAGGTTGTTTATTTCCGACAGGGAAAAGGGCGCAAGGACAGGCTTACACTTTTATCACAGAGAATGGTTGACATTCTGGGCAGTTACGTTCATGACGTACATCCGGATGCATGGCTTTTCCCGGGAGGTCAGCCAGGGAAGCATCTGACGGAGCGTAGCGCCCAGATGATTTTTGAACGAGCGAGAAGCAAGGCTGGGATTGTGAAAAAGGTCAGCATTCACAGCTTGCGGCATTCATTCGCCACCCATCTGCTTGAAAATGGCACCGATTTGCGCTATATCCAGGAACTCCTTGGCCATCAAAGCAGCAAAACGACACAAATATACACGCACGTCTCCGTGCGCGACGTCAGGCGAATCCAAAGTCCTCTTAATCGACTATAA